The DNA sequence attttcttgcaaagGATGTACATTTGCACCCTAATTAAAAAATGGATTCAAATTAACAAAAACCTAGACAAAAGGCTTCTAGTTAAATGTTTAGAAAGctaaaaaatgtgaatttgttAGAATACATAGGGTTAATAAGAGAAAACGAAATATGCTTCTTTCTAGACAGAAAGTGTTATTTAAAATTCGGAACTGTTCAATAAAGATGATGTGTATTTAATATATCTTGAAAACATCAGTCTATAACAATGCTTACTCCTAATGGACATTGATTTTAATGTTTAGTCATCAGATGCGTGCAGAGATTGTCTAGTTTCTGATCTGTTGGGTTACAATCCCTCTGCCATTTCTTGTGAATCTGTACAGCTTCCACCCTGGGCAGTGTGAATGGATCTACAATCCAGGTGATGCTATATCCACAGTTGCCTGTTCAGAGAAGATGACAGGCAAAATATTCATTTATGACGCGAGAGGAGATAACTGCCCACTTCACACGTTTGAGAAAATGCATTCATCACCCCTGTCTCAAATACGGCTCAACCCACGATACAGAGTCATTGTATCAGCTGACAAAGCAGGGATGCTAGAATACTGGACCGGCCTTCCAAATGAGTTCAAGTTTCCTAAAAATGTGGACTGGGAGTATAAGACAGACACGGATTTGTATGAATTTGCCAAGTGCAAGACCTATCCTACTAGCCTGGCTTTCTCAAGTGATGGAAAGAAAATGGCCACCATTGCCTCTGATCGGAAAGTTAGAATTTTCCGCTTCATAACGGGGAAGCTGATGAGAGTGTTTGATGAGTCCTTGACCGTAAGTTCATATTTTTAACTTCCAATGGCCAGAACCTAAAATAACAGGATGGCCACTTTTCTTTTATAATCTGCATTAGCAACCAGTTAGGTCTGAGGAGCTGATGATAGAGATGTACAAAAGGCAGGCAAAGCACTTGAACTTGTGTTCTAGATCTTCTTTTAGAATtatatttctttcaaaaaagaGGGATTATGTGAAACAGCAGTGGAGCTTGAATGCGAAGACCGGCCACACCCCTGAATGATGCTTTGTTCTTCCACAGATGTTCACAGAGCTGCAGCAGATGAGGCAGCAGCTTCCAGACATGGAGTTTGGCCGGCGAATGGCTGTGGagagagagctggagaaaatGGATGGTATCAGGCTGACTAGCATCATCTTTGATGAAACCGGACACTTTGTGCTCTATGGAACAATGCTGGGCATCAAAGTCATTAATGTAGAAACCAACAGGTAAAGAGCAGCCTTATTCAGGGttctgaaaatgactgataacCTAAAAAAATGGATTTGTCCCAGCAGATCATAAAGGAGAAGTCTGTAACCTTTTTAAATCTCTGTGTGTTGCTATGGTAGGgtgtatgtattgtatattgtgaagtgtttaaaaaaaatcttttgaacAGGGAAATCTGGTGCAGTATACCTTCTGAAATGGTTTTCGCCTACAGCGACTGCTTGGGAAAACATGAGCAAGCAAGTGAAGAGACTGAAAAACCTAGAAATTCCAATTTCACACCTGATATTGCAGTTTCCAAACACTGCAGTATCTGAACTGATGCCATCCCAATTTTTCATGGTGCAGTGTGGTCATAGGGAGGGAAAGACGAGCCATGACAGTTTCCCGATATGTTGTCTGTAGGTGTGTGCGCATTCTGGGGAAACAGGAAAATATCCGCGTGGTGCAGCTGAGCCTGTTCCAGGGAATCGCCAAGAGCAGCCAAGCTGCACCCACTATCGAGATGAAGGCATCGGACAATCCTGCCCTGCAGAACTGCGAGCCAGATCCTACCATCTTCTGCACGGCCTTTAAGAAGAACAGATTTTATATGGTAACATCTGCATGCTAGCCATGCATTCCCAAATCGCCTTTACTGCGCTTTGAAATAAAGGTCTACCCCTGATCTCGCGTGCCGAAATACAGTTATGAAACATGAGTTTCAACCTATATAGACCACCGTAATGTAGTGCAGACATCTGCAGCAAAGAACAAAGCATTTCAGTAAAATGTAGCTGGGAATTGTCAAATCTCATGGCCCCGacattttctgttcattttatcAGATTAGGTTTGGATTTCAGTGATTAACATCGAATgaacacttatacagtatgcacaaagCTGGTTGTTACGAAATATGAAATTGCACACTGTGCAGTATTGAATGTGCTGGAGTCACATTgagggcaaaaaaaaatcttttagcTTTGCTTGCGTTTTGTTGTGCTCAACAGTTCACCAAAAGAGAACCAGAAGACACGAAGAGCGCAGAGTCAGACAGGGACATCTTCAACGAGAAGCCATCCAAGGAAGAGGTGATGGCAGCCACTCAGGCTGAGGGACCCAAGAGGGTGTCCGACAGTGCCATCATCCACACCACCATGGGCGACATTCACCTCAAGCTGTTCCCTGTTGAGTATGTGTTTCATGGgccagtatattttatttttcttcttt is a window from the Lepisosteus oculatus isolate fLepOcu1 chromosome 3, fLepOcu1.hap2, whole genome shotgun sequence genome containing:
- the ppwd1 gene encoding peptidylprolyl isomerase domain and WD repeat-containing protein 1 isoform X2, whose translation is MFKTKTGKHYYRGPKMHCIEWSSLRRTDFIITASQDGHVKFWKKKEDEGIEFVKHFRSHLGVIECIAVSSEGALLCTVGDDQAMKVFDVVNFDMINMLKLGFHPGQCEWIYNPGDAISTVACSEKMTGKIFIYDARGDNCPLHTFEKMHSSPLSQIRLNPRYRVIVSADKAGMLEYWTGLPNEFKFPKNVDWEYKTDTDLYEFAKCKTYPTSLAFSSDGKKMATIASDRKVRIFRFITGKLMRVFDESLTMFTELQQMRQQLPDMEFGRRMAVERELEKMDGIRLTSIIFDETGHFVLYGTMLGIKVINVETNRCVRILGKQENIRVVQLSLFQGIAKSSQAAPTIEMKASDNPALQNCEPDPTIFCTAFKKNRFYMFTKREPEDTKSAESDRDIFNEKPSKEEVMAATQAEGPKRVSDSAIIHTTMGDIHLKLFPVECPKTVENFCVHSRNGYYNGHVFHRVIKGFMIQTGDPTGTGMGGESIWGGEFEDEFHATLRHDRPYTLSMANGGPGTNGSQFFITVVPTPWLDNKHTVFGRTTKGMEVVQRISNVKVNPKTDKPYEDVSIINITIK
- the ppwd1 gene encoding peptidylprolyl isomerase domain and WD repeat-containing protein 1 isoform X1 — protein: MASPTVSLDQKRKLDQEGEKGGDAEEDEWVGPLPSEATQSKKRKVLEFERVYLDNLPSASMYERSYMHRDVITHIACSKTDFIITASQDGHVKFWKKKEDEGIEFVKHFRSHLGVIECIAVSSEGALLCTVGDDQAMKVFDVVNFDMINMLKLGFHPGQCEWIYNPGDAISTVACSEKMTGKIFIYDARGDNCPLHTFEKMHSSPLSQIRLNPRYRVIVSADKAGMLEYWTGLPNEFKFPKNVDWEYKTDTDLYEFAKCKTYPTSLAFSSDGKKMATIASDRKVRIFRFITGKLMRVFDESLTMFTELQQMRQQLPDMEFGRRMAVERELEKMDGIRLTSIIFDETGHFVLYGTMLGIKVINVETNRCVRILGKQENIRVVQLSLFQGIAKSSQAAPTIEMKASDNPALQNCEPDPTIFCTAFKKNRFYMFTKREPEDTKSAESDRDIFNEKPSKEEVMAATQAEGPKRVSDSAIIHTTMGDIHLKLFPVECPKTVENFCVHSRNGYYNGHVFHRVIKGFMIQTGDPTGTGMGGESIWGGEFEDEFHATLRHDRPYTLSMANGGPGTNGSQFFITVVPTPWLDNKHTVFGRTTKGMEVVQRISNVKVNPKTDKPYEDVSIINITIK